One Natronomonas gomsonensis genomic window, ACTCGATTGGGACGTAGCGCTTGCCGTCGTGGCAGTTGTCGTTGCCACAGCGGGCCTCAAGGTCGAGACAGGGACACCGCGTCCGGACGTGGCTGACGCCACGGTTGGCGTCGATGGTGGTGAAGGGGTAGTTCCCCACGTCGACATCGGCCATGGTTGCGGCCTTGTAGAACGTCGATTTGCCGGCGTTGGGCTTGCCGGCGAGCGCGACCGAGAGCATGCCTCATCTCCGGCGACCGGGCCGAATTGCCTTTCGGTTCACAGGGATTCTCGGAGGTATCCGTACATCTCAAGGAGAGAGATTCACCGTCGGGTGTCGATTTCCCGCCCGAAGCCGAGGATTCTCTACGAGAATCCTATCAGTAGGCGGTCCCGAATCGGACGCCGCCGAGGACGAACGCCCACCCGACCGCCAGCGACAGGAGCATCTCGCCGAAGTATGCGACGGGTGCAGGGACGGCGGAGTGAGCCTCGCCGGCGGCATAAACCCACGCGTCGTACGCCCCGGCGACGAGAAACGCCGTCCCGACGGCTGCAACGAAGCCAGCGACGGCGAGGGCTACGATGGTCGTGAACGTGTCGTCGGGTTGGGTGGAGGAGCCCGTTGCCATACGCCGGCGTTCAGTATGCGTCGAAAAAGACGTTGTGACTCACTAGGCGTCTTCGGCCTCGGCGATGACACCCGAGATACCATCGTCGTCGGCATCCGAATCCTGCGTCCCGTTCTTTGCGTTCCCGGGGGTCCGTCCGTCGCCGACCGACTCCCAGTCGAGGTCACTTTCCTCGGCCGGGACGATGGCCGCCGTCGGGTCGGGTTCCGGGAGCGTCCCTTCCCCGAGCGGGACGATTGCGGGCGTCGGGTCGGCGTCGTCCGCCGGTTCCGACGCCGAGTCGGCAGTTTCTGATTCCTCCGGTTGCGCCCACTCGAAGCCGTCCCTGTCGGCCGTCTCTTCTTCGGTCGCCGCCTCCTCGGCATCACCCTCGGGGTGTTCCGCCTCCGATTCCGCCGACTGCTCGGCGTCGGCCGCCGGCGCCTTTTTGAAGCTCATTTCGCCGCGGGCGCGAATCGCGCCGTCGACATCGGCGGCCTCCGAGAGTTCACAGTCCTCACAGGAGATGTCACCGCGGACGGACGCTCCGGGTTCGATGACCACGTCACCACCCTTCGTCGTTACATCACCGTGGACGACTGTCCCCTCGCCGACCCGGATGTCACCTTTCGCCCGAAGACTACCGAACACCTCGGTGTCGGTGCCGACCTCGATGGATGTCGCGCGGATGTTGCCGTGGAGTCGGCAGCCGTCGCCGATACTCGCCGGCGTCGAGACGCGCCAGGCGTCGTCGGAGACGCGCGCACCGCGCGGAATGAGCACGGGGTCGGCCTCCCGCTCTTCGGTCAGGAACTCGTCTGCGACCTCCTCTGCTGCCTCCTCCTCGCCGATTCTGAGCAACTGCGAGAGGTAGACGAACAGGAAGACGATGGTCGGCATCGGGTTGCGGATGACAATCCAGCCGTTGGCCTCGAATCCCTCCTCAATGTCCACGTCGTCGCCGGCGTCGAGGTCCCCGGAGACGATGAGTTGACCGGTGATGTGGACCCGCTCGCCGAGATAGGCGTTGTTGCCGACGAGAACGTTGCCGTCGACCTCACACCACATGTCGAGTCGGCAGTCACCGTCGGCTTCGATGTCGCCGCCGAAGCGGACCCGCTCGCCGGCGATGACGGTCCCGCCACGGACGCCCAACTCCACGACGCTCTGGCCGCCGACGAGCACGTCACCGTCGGTGACGAGGTCGTGCTCTTGGACGTGGGTGCCGTCGGGCACGGCGAGTTCTTCCAGCGGGTCCGAACCAAGCACGGTGTACATCTGCGTGCCACGGCTATTAAAACCTCCTCGGGCGTCAGACGGCCGGCAGACATTTGTCAGGTGAGCGCCTACTCCCGTCGGGGCCGTCGGTGCGCCACAGCGCGCGACCCCATGCGACGGGGAGGGGAAACCTCGTCGCGTTCTCGTGGCCCTTAAACCGTTCAGTCGCTAACCCGGTGTATGACCGTTCTCTCGTTCGACGAACAGGGTGTCGAAGTCATCTACGAAGGCACCGAGTTCCGACTGGAAAAGGACCTCATCGAGGAGGCGACCCGGAAGGACTACCCCGACGTGACCGACCACGAGGTGCTTCAACTCATCGAGGACAACCCCGCACTCTCCGGGGAACCCCGTCGAATCCAGGATATTCTGAACTGACCGACTCGGCGATTGCCCGTCCTGTCAGAACCCCAAACGCTTTGCCCGTGCCACGTCGTCTCGGCCCATGCACGCGGCGCGTTTCTACCCTAACGACGGACTGCGCATCGAAGACGTTCCGAGACCCGAAGTCGGTCCCGGCGAGGTGCTCGTCGAGGTCGCCGCCTGCGGCGTCTGTCACTCCGATTTGCACGTCATGGACGGCGACTTACCGCTCGTCGAACCGCGGACGCTCGGCCACGAGGTCGCTGGAACCGTCGCCGAATCCGGCGATGGCGTGGCGCTCGATGTCGGCACCGATGTAGCGGTATTCGGCGGGTGGGGCTGTCGGGACTGTTCCGTCTGTGCCCGCGGCGACGACCAGTTGTGTAACCTGACGAACTGGCTCGGCATCGGCAACGACGGCGGTTACGCGGAGTACCTTCGGGTGCCGACCGCGGAGTACTGCATTCCGCTGGACGGACTGGACCCAATCGAGGCCGCACCGCTGACCGACGCCGCCCTCACCGCCTATCGGTCGCTCCGGAAGGCCGACCTCGAGCTCGGCGACAGCGTGGCGATTTTCGGTATCGGCGGGTTGGGCGAATTCGGCGTTCAACTCGCCCGATTATCCGGCTATCGAACGGTCGCCGTCGACCGCGAGCCCTCGAAACTCGACCGCGCCGAGGAACTCGGTGCGGACGCGACGGTCGACACCTCGGGGTCGGTGCCCCGGGAGATACGTGAGGCTGCGGGCGGTGAGGTCGACGCAGTCGTGGATTTCGTCGGCGTCGACGAGACCCTCCAGTGGGGCAGTAACGTCCTCGGTCCCGACGGCCGACTCGTGTTGGCCGGCATCGGCGGCGGCGCAATCGACTTCTCGTGGAACCCGCTGGTTGGCAGCGAGGTGACCTACCGAACGGTCCAGTGGGGCACTCCCGAGGAGTTGCGGTCGGTGCTGGAGTTGGCCCGACAGGGACGACTCGAAACGACCGTCGAGGAAGTCCCACTCGAGGACCTTCCCGAGACGTTCGAACGCCTCGAGTCGGGGGACATCGAGGGCCGGGCCGTGGTCGTTCCCTAATCGGTCGGTAGCGGTACACCTAAGGGAACGCGCTCGAATCGCCGGATATGGACACCGCTGGACTCAAAGAGAAGTACAGCCACGACGCGTGGCTCACGGCAGCGGGCACGTTCGCCGCCTACGGACTGATTCTGTTGGCGATGACGCTGCTGCTGTTCGGAGTGCCATACGTCATCTTCTCGGTGCTGTAGCGCCACCGGAACGCCGATTTTCGGACATGCGATTTCGGTGGGGACGTGGCTCGGAGCAGGCGCCGTCTCGCACCCACTCAGTTTTATACCGAGGAGGTTAACGGAGAGCCATGGCTGGTGGCACCGAGACGACACTCAAACGCCACCTGATTGCGCTCGTGGTGTTTCTCGTCTTGCTACTCACCGCGCTTGGCTGGCTCACGTGGCTTTTTCTGCAGACGCTTCTGTAGCGTCGGCGAGTTCGACCACCAGCCCGCCGAGGCGTCGTAGAGAACTGTAGAAACCGGCGACGAAGCCACCGACGGGGGCCGGCTTACATGTAACCGAGGTCCCGAAGCCGCTCCATCAGGTCCTCTTTGTCCTGTGCGCGGCCGGCACGCTCGGTGGTGTTGTCGAGGTCCTGCAGCCACGCGGGCTCTTCGTCGGACTTCTCCGTGGAAATCTCGCTGCCGAGCGAGCGGAAGCCTGCGAAGTACTTCGGCGAGACGGGGATGTCGGCGTGGGTGAGGTCGTTCGGCAGGTCGTCGTAGTCCTGCGGGACGTAGCCGTCGTCGGGGAACTCGGGGACCGTCTCGGGGACGACGTAGAACCAGAAGGCATCCCACACGTCGGCCTCGTCGAACTGCAGAATCGGCTGGATGCGGTCGTGCGGCGGGTAGATGTCGGGGTCGTGTCGCGGCGAGAAGAACGTCTCGTCGGCGCGAGCCTCCTGTTCGTCCCAACGGATGCCCGAGATGATGCCGTCGATGTCGTGTTCTTCGAGGGTGTTGTTGAGCGCGACCGTCTTCAGCAGGTGGTTGCCGACGTAGGTGTCCAGCAGGAACGGGAAGGTGTCTTCCTCGTATTCGAGAATGTTGCGGATGTGGTGCTGGTTGTTCTCGTTGAGGGCGTCAACGGGAATGTCGTCGCCGGGTTCGAGGTCGTTTTCGTCGACGTACGCACCGACGTTCTCGTTGCGCGCGAAGATGACTTCGAGGTCCCACTCGTCGGCCCAGTGGTCGACGAAATCGAGCAGTTCGTCGAAGTGCTGGTAGTGGTCGATGAAGACCGTCGGCGGCATCTCGTAGTCGAACTGCTCGACGACCTCCTTGACGAAGTACAGCGTCAGCGTCGAGTCCTTCCCGCCGGTCCACATGATGGCGGGGGTATCGTACTGTTCGAGTCCCGTCTTGACGACCTCGATGGCCTTCTCGATTTTGTCCTGAATGCTCGGGTACTCCTCGGGGTCTTCGCCTTCGCCGTCCGTGTAATCAACGTCGACGTACTCCGGGAATTCGCTCATAGCGTGTAATTACATCTCATTAGAAGCGTAAAGGGTCTTTTGGGTTCGGCCAGTGTGGCGTCGAGCGCCGACGCTCCGTTCCAGAAAGCGGCAAAAGTTTCTTTCGCCGGATGAAACGGCCAGAAGTCACTTCCCGGCGGTGTTCATACCCCCACCAATGCCCGAGTGTCGGAACTGCGGTGACGAACTCGAAGCGAAACCGAGCGGGCTTACCGCGTTGCTGTCTCGGTCTGGCGTTGAGGGCTACGAGTGTGCTGGCTGTGGTGCGGCGCTGTGTACGGAGTGTCGCCAAGAGATGTCGATTAACGCCTTCGGTGGCGGGGAGGTAACGTGTGGGACGTGTGGC contains:
- a CDS encoding polymer-forming cytoskeletal protein, which codes for MYTVLGSDPLEELAVPDGTHVQEHDLVTDGDVLVGGQSVVELGVRGGTVIAGERVRFGGDIEADGDCRLDMWCEVDGNVLVGNNAYLGERVHITGQLIVSGDLDAGDDVDIEEGFEANGWIVIRNPMPTIVFLFVYLSQLLRIGEEEAAEEVADEFLTEEREADPVLIPRGARVSDDAWRVSTPASIGDGCRLHGNIRATSIEVGTDTEVFGSLRAKGDIRVGEGTVVHGDVTTKGGDVVIEPGASVRGDISCEDCELSEAADVDGAIRARGEMSFKKAPAADAEQSAESEAEHPEGDAEEAATEEETADRDGFEWAQPEESETADSASEPADDADPTPAIVPLGEGTLPEPDPTAAIVPAEESDLDWESVGDGRTPGNAKNGTQDSDADDDGISGVIAEAEDA
- a CDS encoding DUF5800 family protein: MTVLSFDEQGVEVIYEGTEFRLEKDLIEEATRKDYPDVTDHEVLQLIEDNPALSGEPRRIQDILN
- a CDS encoding alcohol dehydrogenase catalytic domain-containing protein; its protein translation is MHAARFYPNDGLRIEDVPRPEVGPGEVLVEVAACGVCHSDLHVMDGDLPLVEPRTLGHEVAGTVAESGDGVALDVGTDVAVFGGWGCRDCSVCARGDDQLCNLTNWLGIGNDGGYAEYLRVPTAEYCIPLDGLDPIEAAPLTDAALTAYRSLRKADLELGDSVAIFGIGGLGEFGVQLARLSGYRTVAVDREPSKLDRAEELGADATVDTSGSVPREIREAAGGEVDAVVDFVGVDETLQWGSNVLGPDGRLVLAGIGGGAIDFSWNPLVGSEVTYRTVQWGTPEELRSVLELARQGRLETTVEEVPLEDLPETFERLESGDIEGRAVVVP
- a CDS encoding phosphoadenosine phosphosulfate reductase family protein, which produces MSEFPEYVDVDYTDGEGEDPEEYPSIQDKIEKAIEVVKTGLEQYDTPAIMWTGGKDSTLTLYFVKEVVEQFDYEMPPTVFIDHYQHFDELLDFVDHWADEWDLEVIFARNENVGAYVDENDLEPGDDIPVDALNENNQHHIRNILEYEEDTFPFLLDTYVGNHLLKTVALNNTLEEHDIDGIISGIRWDEQEARADETFFSPRHDPDIYPPHDRIQPILQFDEADVWDAFWFYVVPETVPEFPDDGYVPQDYDDLPNDLTHADIPVSPKYFAGFRSLGSEISTEKSDEEPAWLQDLDNTTERAGRAQDKEDLMERLRDLGYM